ATGTCAAATCCTTGGATTGTGACGAATTATACCTAATGAGTTCCAAAGAGAAAAGGCTGCTTAATTAAATACTGAATTTACACACCAAAAAGGCCTCAAAAGAGGTTCCAGCTTTTATGCTGTTAAATAAAGTCAAATTGTAAGAGGAACTTCATAAGTACTACTCCACTGAAGACACAAAAGAGAACGTGCAAAGAATGCCCCAGTGATCACTGGTGAAACGACCACATGTCACAAGTCTCTTCAACCCACCAGTGTCATGGTGTCTGGCCGTAGCTGAGTGCCCTCTCTAGCCGCTCGCATGTAAACGCGGTCGAAACGCAGTCGTGCAGAGAAAGGGAGtcctttgttattattattgacagTGTCCCAGGTGTACTTGCAATCCTCTGGCTCTCCAAGCATCTCCCATACATCTGTAATGCCATCAGGGAGACCTCCTAACTTCTTCACCTAATACACAATACAAGCAAGTCAACACATGCAACATACCAGGTTCAGAGATATCAGTTTACAAACATAATAAGCATGAGGTTAGACATCATGCTATCATGGTGCAGTCtaaaaactgcacacacacacacacacacacacacacacacacacacacacacacacacacacacacacctcccagTCTCTCATGTTGGTGTCTCCTCCAAATATGACTGTCTGGCTGTCTGGTGCCTCTCTCATCCTCTTCCAGACCCTGCGCAGCTGGTTCAGGCGCTCCTGTGAGCTGGCCTTTAAGCTCTCCAAGTGAGAGGTCATAATACAAAGCTGATGGCCTAAGAAGTTTAcctgggcacacacacacacacacacacacacacacacacacacacacacacacacacacacacacacacacacagagataaggGCCACTTTGGGAACACAGCAAAGGTAAATAACTATTCCATTTGTTCCACCTGTACAGCTTTCTATAAACATAATTGTTTGCTTTTGACAGGGAGTGTTCTGTTGCAAACTAAATTACAGCTTTTATTACTGTGAGATCAGTAATAGTGCTAGAGACAAAGCAGTAAAGTACAGAATGACATTGGCCAAATGTCAATGTCCTACACTTTGTTTGTACAAACAGAGTAATAACACCCCAAAACATTTGTCattaaaaactgaaatgaattgCTTTGTACGAATAAATCATGTCGGTCTTGCTGAAAAGTATAATGCATCTGTCTAAACTGGTAATATGATCGGAATAATCTCGTACAACTATGGTATCAGGATGTGCCATGGCACCCAATTACTGAAATGCAAATCAGTCAAGCAGGTTTCTACCTTTCAACAGAGGTTTTCTGTTGTACACAAGTACGGCATGTTAGTacaacaaccacacacacacacacacacacacaccccttgtGGTAAGAGTTCATTAGCAGATAAATAACAATACATACAGCTATAGTGCTATTGACATTACCTTGATGACTAAATATTCATGTCCCGACatatactaaaatattattGCACATGGTTGTTGTACAAACCTGTTGCCAAGGGAAAATGTCTTATTGCAGAGAAATCTCCAAACTTTGCCAGAACTGTCATATGTACACAATAGACAATGTTATTCTTCTGTCAGTAAGATTCCATGGTATGAAAATGGATAAAGAATATTCTTTAACTATCTGTTCATAAACTCATAATCAGTCATCATCCAAAAACACCCTCCAAATGCCCCCACTGTTCAACACTTCAAGAGCTTATATAGTGCAGCATGAGGAGAGTCACCAGCAGACCGTAACATTCCTTTACTGATTCGAATAATGTGACGTCTCCGTATTTGTGTGCCATTACACGTTGTCCGTAATTACAGAAGAGTTGATCAGAGGGGCACTACAGAGGCGGAACtacaaatgattttaaaattcCTTATTCTAACAGTTTGGAAGGGTGTGTTACAATTTTCAGCAATACTAATGTGATTTATTCTTACAAagcctttcatttctttttctttttttaaactaaaaatgTAATTGCGCTTTAATGACTTATTAATTACTGAGATCTTGGATCACGTGCCTAACAGCATCCTTTTTCTGTTAGTttcactgaataattcatagaattactgaataatatgctttaaaacAGATAACTATAGTAAGCAGAGACTGTAAAGGGTTATACCTATAGTTAAAAACTAAAAGACAAACACTGTTCAAGACCTAGAGGGTTTTTTCCATGTTAATTCTAGACACAGGTCTCACATACCTATGTTGCACTGATGCATTGAAACACCATTTtaagaaatgtttcattacGACATTGTGTTTCAAACCCTCTAACGAGTACAACCTTTTCAAATGGCTTAAGACAATACAGGTGAAACTGATATGCAGCATGTAAAAGTAAACATATTGTATAGGTTGGCCAGTAGAAATAGCGCATTGGAAGCTCACCTCAGCCATTAACAGATTCCTCCCCATTTCTGTAGTGGGATAATTCACAATGTTCCTCTGAACTAATTCAATTCTGCACCTTCTAAGCAGTATTCCAGTAAAATAGCCATCATCACTGCCTAGAAAGAAAATTTCATCAAAgtcatcatttacattttacattacagcatttggcagacgcccttatccagagcgacttacaattatctcatttatacaattgagcagttgagggttaagggccttgctcaagggcctagtagtggcagcttggcagtgttgggatttgaaccactgagctaccacttccctaaTTCAATTCTGCTAAGCAGTATTCCAGTAAAATAGCCATCATCACTGCCTAGAAAGAAATGTTCATCAAAGTCATCAAAATGACTTGTATATCACATAGACATTTCataaatgcaaaaaagaaaatagtCTCACCTGGCAAAAACTCATAATCTGTCATAATCTCTTTTAAAATCTTTAGGTAAGGTGGGATAAGCTCTTGCAGTAGGACCACATCTGCACGGTACcttacaaaaatgaaaaaaggctAACATTTCTAAGACAGCTTTCTGAAGAAAATCAGTGGTTGATACTGATGTGAGTGCATTTATCTGAATTCACATGAGAATGAATACAGCAGTCATTTAAGTACGTGAGTCAAATATACTGAGAAAACAGCACTCACTTTCCTAAATGAAACAACAGGCTTGGGATCCGTTCTCTGATATCTTCAGGATCCAGGCCGTCTATGTTCCAGGTGAGCACAGTGAGCTTCTCCGGGTTTCTGCTCTGATCAGGAGCACAGTCTTGGCCTTCATCTACAGATGTCTGGCCTTCATACAACTGTTTATATGAGAGTTTGGCAGGTTTAGTCTGGGTTGATTTTGATTCGGTAGGctgtgtgtgaatgcgctcTAGTGAAGGAGTTTGAGTAGCCTGGTTCTGGGACATGTTTTTAAGAGTCTCTGTCTGGGTCGAATGGTCACAGGTTAGAGTCGGCATGTGCTGGGGCTTTAAGCACTGTTTTTCTTTGTCAGATGGATGATAAGTGTTATGCGGTGTAATGATTTGGTCAGAAGCCCTTTCTGtcctttgtttatttctcaCACGTTTTTTCTTCTTGGCAACTTTTCCTTGAATCTTTGCTTCAGATGTTTTATTGCTTTCTTTGTCGCCCCCTGCAGGAATTTCTGTGGATGCAAGACTGTAAAAGAAATACAGGCAATACGAACGTGtgcatggacagcagtaatctgattattgaccttactctgagtaaggtcctttcatgtacccgttttacatgttttagaacgattaacagcacacgtcattacgtcaccacgccacgccgaacgacgttccctccagaatttcacgtatcaacatacagttcgtcttcgttatggtatcatatacagttttgggtgttttcatttttttttttttttaaattacgaACACTTCAAGCgcgttaattatttgtcatgctatacgtgctaatagataACTGCTTGAAACTGTGGgctacgtcccaaaccgcgtacttacatcgaggtgtattacaaaatcattaaggtgtgtacatgtctgtaatacacgtcggtaatgcgactaaaacaggaatactccacatgtcttaattcgatttgtgtttacttcgagtatgacctgaATCAGATTACggtcattaaaaattgctgtttacatggtagtttcttaataagaatattgtcttaaactggttaatattggattattgttgtccatatGAACGTACAGAATATAAATTCTagtattttcttaaaataaataaactcaaacCTAAATCCTCACTTATAATTGTGCATTATtgagggtttttaaaaatatatatattattattattttttattatcaaATCTCTCAATACAACCATCCAGTGACATAAGTAACCATATTTCAAAAACTAATAACTACAGTATAGGACGTAAAACAGTGCGGCCAAATCCATATTGTACAGAGAGgactaaaaaaatattttcaaaaccGATTGGATCCTTACCTTTGTTCATGGTTTTGCTTGTCCTCCATTCTGAACGTGTACGTCAGGGTTTCTTGGTTTCGTTTTCAGTTTTCATTAGCGAGCTCTACACCCGCGCCAGCAGAGGGCGCCACAGTGGACACGGTCACGGCGTAATACAACCGAAAACAATCTTGTGTTGCTTAGAGCAGTGATTCACAAACGTTTTGCCACCAGGGACCCTTTTAACCCCCTTTGAAATTCACCGACAGTCCACATACTCATTAGGTCCAAGAAAAAAttccctgttaaaaaaaaacaaaacaatagaaaacctcatttaatttgtaatgatcgtaatggttataatgggaatagTAGTAGTTTTAATGGAAGCTGTAATAGTCCCTCTGGGTCTCTAATGGTAATTTGTTggcttctattggtggcatgttatgccTATAGTGGATACCAATAaagaccaataatggtaatggttttaatgtttacctgatggtttgtaatggtatttgcaGTGAAAACCATTAGAATATCTGTGATGGTTATAATCTTGCctttgcatttcttttttttttttaagttaaggAGGCTTGGGTGAAACCCATTCAAGTCAAACCGTCAAGTCAATAAGTGTGATAATGTTGagttgtgatttattttatatatatatatatatatttttaaccctCCTtaaaagttacatccattatgttattggtcaaaatgacttccacagtttaaatacataCAATAATCCCAatgaacagcttaaaacagtaataACAAGAAATATTTGCCtataagttcatgaccctaaatgaggaaagtaaaagagaaaagagaatcaaagagaaaaagaaggatTAACcggtatttcagacatctcaaatgtggaaatggtcAAATTGATCCATAACATAATCGGAGggttaatataatataacataatactACATTTGTAATAATACATTTGTAATTCTAAAACAATGTATTAGAATATATTAATAAGTGTATTGTTTCTGTTCCTGCtgtttatataatgtatttaagtctactttaatattatataattaactATATAAAATTAGTACACAGTAAATCCTGCTGACATTCAAAATCAGCTGATGTTTCTGTCAGAGTATGAATTATTTTTTCGCAATTTCCTCACTTTCTGTATAGTAACTAGTTGATTGTTAACAGTACTGAAATTATTTTTTGGGAAGATCACTTATTTCACTCTTGATAAGCATAATTGTTTTGTACAGTAGGAGATTACTGAAGAGAAGGAGTCTTGTATCAATTTAATTGATAAAggatttcatgttttattcatttagctctgtataataataataatcagggGCGGACTTAGCACTAGGCAGAGGTTGGGCCCCCAGAACCCAAGGCTCCCTAAAAACACATATAcacgtatatgtatatgtatatgtatacacacacacatatgtgtgtatatatatatatatatatatatatatatatatatatatatatatatatatatatatatatatacatacacacacacacacacacacacacacacatatgtatgtatatatatatatatatatatatatatatatatatatatacacacacacacactcacatgctccacagcgcgctgcatAAAGGGGAACTCGTAACAGAACCTCGGCCAAGGGCACTCCTTccggagtgccatgaaacatccatctccattggcggccctggccccctgggcagaatgtcccaagcagagcctgAAGACCGCACGGCGCTCTTGGCGAAACAacaaggcagagcgacgtccatggcggagcagggaagcagagcgacgtcctcgttggagcatggaggcagagcgacgacctctgctgggcaggcaggctgagcgacatcctcggtggggcatgaaagcggagcgacgtcctcggctgaccagggaggctgagcgacgacctcggctgaccagggaggctgagcgatgtccacagctgaccagggaggctgagcgacgtccacagctgaccagggaggctgagcgacgtccacagctgaccagggaggctgagcgacgtccacagctgaccagggaggctgagcgacttTGAGGTAGCTGAACAGTGGGGGATCCTTGAGTCCGGTAGGAGCTGGAGCGACGTCGCTCACGGAAcgtggaggcagagcgacgttctCCACTGAACAAGAAGGCTGAGCGagatccataataggggagAGAGGGTGGGAGTTGGTCTCAGCCCTGATCACAGACTCCCCCTCCTGTCGGTGTGGCATGGCGTAGTCCTTTGTGAACATTGCCAGTGGTGACCTGGTGCTTGGTCTGTCCCGCTGCGGCAGCCCGAACATGCGGTCATTCTGAGTGAGTAGTTCATCTGTCCTTCTTCCCTGCTCCAATAGTCCTCTATACCACTCCTCATATGCTGCAAACCAGGCGTCCATCTTGGTGATCTGCTACTTCTGATAAATGGTCTTTCATTCTGTCACGTATTGAGGTTGCAGCTCTGGAGTTGAGATCACCTCATAGATCTCCGGctggggctctgaggtcaccaggtgaaccctgggcatgggcagaacttgggcggccatgtcggcagactcgggcgtgggcagaacttggctgtgcgtgtcggcagactcgggcgtgggcAGAACTTGGGTGACCGGGTCGGCAGACTTGGG
This genomic window from Ictalurus punctatus breed USDA103 chromosome 1, Coco_2.0, whole genome shotgun sequence contains:
- the LOC108272320 gene encoding LOW QUALITY PROTEIN: tyrosyl-DNA phosphodiesterase 2 (The sequence of the model RefSeq protein was modified relative to this genomic sequence to represent the inferred CDS: inserted 1 base in 1 codon) → MEDKQNHEQSLASTEIPAGGDKESNKTSEAKIQGKVAKKKKRVRNKQRTERASDQIITPHNTYHPSDKEKQCLKPQHMPTLTCDHSTQTETLKNMSQNQATQTPSLERIHTQPTESKSTQTKPAKLSYKQLYEGQTSVDEGQDCAPDQSRNPEKLTVLTWNIDGLDPEDIRERIPSLLFHLGKYRADVVLLQELIPPYLKILKEIMTDYEFLPGSDDGYFTGILLRRCRIELVQRNIVNYPTTEMGRNLLMAEVNFLGHQLCIMTSHLESLKASSQERLNQLRRVWKRMREAPDSQTVIFGGDTNMRDWEVKKLGGLPDGITDVWEMLGEPEDCKYTWDTVNNNNKGLPFSARLRFDRVYMRAAREGTQLRPDTMTLXGLKRLVTCGRFTSDHWGILCTFSFVSSVE